A stretch of the Vigna radiata var. radiata cultivar VC1973A chromosome 7, Vradiata_ver6, whole genome shotgun sequence genome encodes the following:
- the LOC106768006 gene encoding uncharacterized protein LOC106768006 produces the protein MRLGSEIFSTAIQLTEERSGASRGGSGGSGDGSVASASFLEFFFVFDLDFNFCWLSSQHFLTCKPLFRIFFLASASMFDFCLGYELFVGQPPFYTNSVYALIRHIVKDPVKYLDRMSPNFKCFLKGLLNKELREINGSRMRSEAERMVEGLPKIGQT, from the exons ATGCGCCTTGGAAGCGAGATCTTCAGCACCGCGATCCAGCTGACGGAGGAGAGAAGTGGTGCCAGCAGGGGCGGTAGCGGTGGCAGTGGTGACGGGAGCGTTGCGTCGGCGAGCTTCCTCGAGTTCTTCTTTGTCTTCGATCTTGACTTCAATTTTTGTTGGCTTTCTTCTCAGCATTTTCTAACTTGCAAACCGCTCTTCCGCATATTCTTTCTTGCGTCGGCAAGCATGTTCGATTTTTGTTTAGG GTATGAGTTATTTGTTGGCCAACCACCATTTTACACAAATTCTGTATATGCTCTCATCAGACACATTGTTAAG GATCCTGTTAAATATCTTGATCGCATGAGTCCAAATTTCAAATGCTTCTTAAAGGGTTTGCTTAACAAG GAATTGCGAGAGATAAATGGTTCACGCATGCGTAGTGAAGCAGAACGGATGGTTGAAGG GCTGCCAAAGATTGGACAGACTTGA